TGAGGAGaaattggagaaaatttactatatttgCTGTCAATGATGATcgtcagtttcaaatcattcataTAACAGGAAAAAGCTTTGGCATCTCCTAAAAtctttcattatttttaaaGAATAAGAAAAACATTTCCGTAATTGCTTTTATTACTTAGGTTTTTCTGTTAGCGATTAACTTTTACCGACTTTTTCATATTAATTCACAAATCTAATACGCCAAATTAGTAGCAGTGGAAAGTGTTATGTACCATacatgaatataataaaattttgttacccattgttttctattttttatttatttcaccaTATTCCGTATATTATCTCATATATTTAAATTGATTCCATattgtatgtattatattatatcgtctTCTTAATTCAACAGTCTATGTACTGTTATAATCTATCCTCCTTTCGATTTCCACATTCGTATACTGGACAAACTACGATAATCATGCTTTGAAGACGAGTTATTAACTCTATATTTTGAAATAGTGAGCATCATTCGGAACAGGAGAGGGATTTGAAGAATTACACAAATTGATTTCGCAGACGAACGAACACTTGTCGTCGCAGGCGATGTCGTCAGCCCCACCTTCCTTAAATTTTTCCCATAGGGCTGCACAGTGCTGTCTATCGCTTAAATTGTTGGGCTCATCGTTACCCCATGGATGATAGCTCATCGTATCGACCAACTCGCCGGTCACAGTTGTCCAGGACCCTTCCTCAAACAAATCGTGAAAACCTAACCAGACACGATCCAAGTGCGCTTCTTTCATCCAGCCTTTGAACAGGGCTTCTTCGCTCGCAGAATCTAAGATGGCCAAGTGagctgcgaaacaaatgtgcgTTAACGTAGAAACATTATAGTCTTCAcacgacaagaaggcacctgtgtttacattccccctaaGCTAGTAAGCTTCACCATTGCCACAGCTGTCAGTCGTTAGCGACGCCGTCGATCTTCGTCACCGTATTCGGCTAATACTATTCCATGGCTAGTAAGACGAGGAATGTAAACACAAGAGTGCCTTCCTCTCGCGTAAAAACAATACTTATACTTTGTCACATGAAATCTTGTGACATTCGAAGAGTGCGAGCCTCCGTACTCTTATTGTTTCAAATCtgtgagaaacaaatcagtatCACGTCAAACTGTTCTTATGTACAGTGACAAGCAAAAGTGCCCACACACCTTTTGAAACgatataacttttttgaaactggttCAAATGTCTTGAATTTTCTTGTAAATATTAGAGGGACTGTTTATTGTACGATGACTAAAatacctttttttttattttgctattactttgaatacaaaaaatttgaaaaaactctcgtcttctcactttttatctgagagcctataatgaaaattaaaaaaaattcattttgtaATTGTCGGTaactgatatacatgatgaaaatttaattaaagtcgGTTAACGCGTTAGTCAATCTACAGCCACTGAAACATGACAAAATGATGTGTTTTTGATTGCAATTCGTGAAACCCTGTGATTTTAAATCGTTTTAAAAGGTGCGTGAACCCGTTTAATCTTCAATATATTAATTTCCCTACGATTCTACACGATTTTACGTGACGTGACATTAATATGTATCTACTTTCAGTTTTCTTTCATTATTTGCAAATTTGCCGCGATCTTTTCATACCTCCTTCCATCAAGCAGACCTTTCGCGCTTCGTTCCACGTCATCTTGCGTTTATGAACCTTGTGCGCCCCTAGGCCTGGCGTAGCAACATAATCGCACCTATCTAAAGTGGGTATACAGCCGATTTTGTCCACAGAATGTGGACAGGATATCGAACCTGAAATTAATAGCTAAGATTGTTGAATCTCATCCAATTGTTTAGAATTTATCTCACAACGACTTTTTGTCACTCTACCAATTCTCGACATACAGTGTGGcatgaaagtattcgaacagcttttaaaacgaaattacttttgTATTATAGGGCCAAGTGATCTAAATTTTTTTGAGATGTCAGAGGTATTGGTTTATACTAGACAGTGATGTTTTTTTTAGTTCTCGGCAATTTTAGAcgtgttaaaaatttcatcgaagttAGTTGTCGTTACGATTTAGAACAAAttgaagatcgcaaaaatcgcagttttgacATGATTTTTAAcacttttgaccaaaaactgtaagaaatctgcagtttttgaaATCTTTCAATACTTGTAGCTTGACTATGAATTAATAGATTTCGATCAAAGTCTCAGCACTCATATAAGTTATCGGAATCTACGAGAGAcatttgttataggctcagacaaAAAGATTAGAAAGCGGGagctcttttatttcttttgtcatttcaagtaaataacagaaaaattgaatcgaagcattttagtcattacGTAGTACActgttttttttaaaaaaggcgATCGAATACTTTCGTTTCCTACTGTATAATATTCACCTCCGATTTCCGTTCCGTTGTGCTTGCTTAAATTCGTAGGTTGACCACTCGATAACTCCGCAATTGTGAGTGCGGCAATGGTAAATGCGAGGCACGTCAGTGAGAACTTCTGCATTTTGGAACTGCCAATTTCTTTGTCTGAGAATCACCAGCAACGATTGTATCTGCGATGCTGACTATCGTATCCAGCACT
This genomic stretch from Megalopta genalis isolate 19385.01 chromosome 5, iyMegGena1_principal, whole genome shotgun sequence harbors:
- the LOC117221864 gene encoding hemolymph lipopolysaccharide-binding protein-like; its protein translation is MQKFSLTCLAFTIAALTIAELSSGQPTNLSKHNGTEIGGSISCPHSVDKIGCIPTLDRCDYVATPGLGAHKVHKRKMTWNEARKVCLMEGAHLAILDSASEEALFKGWMKEAHLDRVWLGFHDLFEEGSWTTVTGELVDTMSYHPWGNDEPNNLSDRQHCAALWEKFKEGGADDIACDDKCSFVCEINLCNSSNPSPVPNDAHYFKI